Proteins encoded in a region of the Rhodopirellula halodulae genome:
- a CDS encoding universal stress protein, with protein sequence MRNVLLAVDGSNPSEQAAKFLARIPHFDPVKLTIVTVVQPRFVHSSYATNELIQKAYEQDRQNAEKMLAKIEPLFDGADVDVQCELLEGVVGESIVQKAKELNADLVVVGATGHSQISRMLLGSVSDFVATHAPCSVLVVRPDLLPKPGSPLRVCLAYEGTGPCQAALEEFQECPWHGNTELHVVSIATCLNDLYSDTSFIQHYKDDLAKAQEQLEEVSDHVITHFLEDVHYGEGITRFTEANEMNLVVLGETPRSQFSRFLLGSTSQYVLRHVPCSVWITRNRMIKNLKQGTQEQSKVTANG encoded by the coding sequence ATGCGCAACGTACTACTAGCGGTTGATGGATCCAACCCATCCGAGCAAGCTGCCAAATTCTTAGCTCGGATCCCCCATTTCGATCCAGTCAAACTCACCATCGTCACGGTGGTTCAACCACGATTCGTTCATTCAAGCTATGCCACGAATGAACTGATTCAAAAAGCCTACGAACAAGATCGTCAAAACGCAGAGAAGATGCTGGCCAAGATCGAACCATTGTTCGACGGTGCCGATGTCGACGTTCAGTGTGAATTGCTGGAAGGCGTGGTCGGCGAATCGATCGTTCAAAAGGCCAAGGAGTTGAACGCCGACTTGGTGGTGGTTGGTGCCACGGGGCATTCGCAAATCAGCCGCATGCTCTTGGGCAGCGTCAGCGATTTTGTCGCCACCCATGCTCCCTGCAGCGTGTTGGTCGTCCGCCCGGACTTGCTTCCCAAACCAGGATCGCCTCTGCGAGTCTGCTTGGCATACGAGGGCACGGGCCCCTGCCAAGCTGCTTTGGAGGAGTTCCAAGAGTGTCCTTGGCACGGCAACACAGAACTGCACGTGGTTTCAATTGCCACTTGCTTGAATGATTTGTACAGCGACACGTCGTTCATCCAACACTACAAAGACGATCTCGCCAAAGCCCAAGAACAACTCGAGGAAGTTTCCGATCATGTGATCACTCACTTCCTGGAAGACGTTCACTACGGCGAAGGGATCACGCGATTCACCGAAGCCAACGAGATGAATCTGGTCGTGCTGGGCGAAACGCCAAGGTCGCAGTTCAGTCGGTTTCTGCTCGGCAGCACCTCGCAGTATGTCCTGCGACACGTTCCTTGCAGTGTTTGGATCACTCGCAATCGCATGATCAAAAACCTGAAGCAAGGCACTCAAGAGCAGTCCAAGGTGACCGCAAACGGTTGA
- the nrfH gene encoding cytochrome c nitrite reductase small subunit yields MRHRYPKAVAVFCVVLGLLAGLGTFTFGYGKGASYLSNDPNTCVNCHVMQSHLDSWQQSSHHHVAVCNDCHLPHDKIGKWVVKGENGFFHSLAFTLGGYSDPIEIKARNRRVTQSTCVDCHRDFVHSMLPATSNGDMQNCVHCHSDVGHAGHGRVDATRNR; encoded by the coding sequence ATGCGACACCGCTATCCGAAGGCGGTGGCCGTGTTTTGTGTCGTGTTGGGATTGTTAGCGGGTTTGGGAACGTTCACGTTTGGTTATGGCAAAGGGGCGAGCTATCTCAGCAACGATCCCAACACGTGTGTGAACTGTCACGTGATGCAGTCCCATTTGGATTCATGGCAGCAGAGTTCGCATCACCACGTCGCTGTTTGCAACGACTGCCACCTGCCACATGACAAAATCGGAAAGTGGGTGGTCAAGGGCGAAAACGGGTTCTTCCACTCGTTGGCCTTCACATTGGGTGGCTACTCAGATCCCATCGAAATCAAAGCCCGCAATCGCCGAGTGACACAGAGCACTTGCGTTGATTGTCACCGAGACTTCGTTCACTCCATGTTGCCAGCGACAAGCAACGGCGACATGCAAAATTGCGTGCACTGTCATTCGGACGTGGGGCATGCCGGTCATGGCCGCGTCGACGCGACACGCAATCGCTAA
- a CDS encoding CoA-binding protein, whose protein sequence is MQNAISDFLSSSTYAVAGASARQHKYGNKVFRALLGSGRTAFPLNPVTEEIEGHRAYPRLQDLPEVPEAVSIITPPEVTRRVVDDAIAAGVKHLWMQPGAEHEEASQAARDAGLTVIDDGSCILVLLARE, encoded by the coding sequence ATGCAAAACGCCATCTCTGATTTTCTATCCTCATCGACCTACGCCGTCGCGGGGGCTTCGGCTCGTCAGCACAAATACGGCAACAAGGTTTTTCGAGCCCTGCTGGGGTCCGGTCGAACCGCGTTTCCATTGAATCCGGTCACCGAAGAAATCGAAGGCCATCGTGCGTACCCGCGACTTCAGGATCTTCCGGAAGTCCCGGAGGCGGTGTCGATCATCACACCGCCGGAGGTGACACGGCGGGTTGTTGACGACGCGATCGCGGCAGGCGTGAAGCATTTATGGATGCAGCCAGGTGCGGAACACGAAGAAGCCAGCCAAGCTGCTCGCGATGCGGGTTTGACCGTCATCGACGACGGCAGCTGCATTCTTGTGCTTCTCGCCCGCGAATGA
- a CDS encoding universal stress protein: MSANNKQKLTTLVGMDGSEPSRQALESFALSSIAEDCDVTLMRFMPSPPVYTVDDAVTPWIPTDIFQMQADAEEASLSRIRDEYKDRFAGCRTLLSQGHPGRGLVEQAADMNADWVLVGSVGRTAMERVFLGSTSDYVANHAACSCLVHRPSHRLDVSGQPFFSRVTIALSNNMHDSLLPQWISRLGFRGNCDIQLIHVMETHAEYDLDLLKKISAYMQEVRSVAWKQMEATREQLRMKGMDAHVTLLESPHVGQAVVEHAEKHNSDLIIVGDHDQPLLERVLLGSVSRYVVRHAKQSVLIARK, translated from the coding sequence ATGTCGGCTAACAACAAACAGAAACTCACCACCTTGGTCGGAATGGATGGATCGGAACCATCGCGTCAAGCACTGGAGTCCTTTGCGTTGTCGTCCATCGCGGAAGACTGCGACGTAACGCTGATGCGGTTCATGCCATCGCCACCTGTCTACACCGTCGACGACGCCGTCACTCCGTGGATTCCGACGGACATTTTTCAAATGCAAGCCGATGCGGAAGAGGCGTCTTTGTCCCGGATCCGAGACGAATACAAAGATCGTTTCGCGGGGTGCCGAACACTGCTTTCACAAGGGCATCCGGGGCGAGGTTTGGTGGAACAGGCCGCTGACATGAACGCAGATTGGGTGCTGGTCGGATCGGTGGGACGCACGGCGATGGAACGTGTGTTCCTGGGTAGCACCTCGGACTACGTTGCCAATCATGCTGCGTGCAGTTGTTTGGTGCATCGTCCATCACATCGATTGGACGTGAGCGGTCAACCGTTCTTCTCACGCGTCACGATTGCTTTGAGCAACAACATGCACGACAGCCTATTGCCGCAGTGGATCAGTCGGCTTGGCTTTCGAGGCAATTGTGACATTCAGTTGATTCACGTCATGGAAACGCATGCGGAGTACGACCTGGATCTTCTGAAAAAGATCTCAGCCTACATGCAGGAGGTTCGCTCGGTGGCTTGGAAGCAGATGGAAGCCACTCGTGAGCAACTGCGAATGAAAGGAATGGACGCCCACGTCACGCTATTGGAGTCGCCTCATGTGGGGCAGGCGGTGGTGGAACACGCCGAAAAACACAACAGCGATTTGATCATCGTGGGCGATCACGACCAACCATTGTTGGAACGTGTGCTGTTGGGCAGCGTCAGCCGTTATGTGGTTCGGCATGCAAAGCAGTCCGTTCTGATCGCTCGAAAGTGA
- a CDS encoding rhodanese-like domain-containing protein gives MKWLSKQFVFWLNRIAPWGGGHRVPVISTEELAHRIRARDPSLILVDARSDAERSVSRIPGAISVDEFQRRSTEFGERCVVASCTVGGRSWFFAHRCIRQGMNAVNHQDGILGWCESGLELESPTGEVTHNVHTHNRWFGAPTGYQQVNRKCDSGHRVGE, from the coding sequence ATGAAATGGCTTTCCAAGCAATTTGTCTTTTGGCTAAACAGGATCGCTCCATGGGGCGGCGGACATCGGGTCCCCGTGATCAGCACTGAAGAGTTGGCACATCGGATTCGCGCCCGAGACCCATCGTTGATTTTGGTGGACGCGAGGTCGGATGCCGAACGAAGTGTCTCACGAATTCCTGGTGCGATTTCGGTGGATGAGTTTCAACGTCGATCCACCGAGTTTGGCGAACGCTGCGTCGTGGCGTCCTGCACCGTGGGCGGCCGCAGTTGGTTCTTTGCACACCGCTGCATCCGTCAGGGAATGAACGCGGTGAACCATCAAGACGGCATTTTGGGGTGGTGTGAGTCGGGGCTCGAATTGGAATCGCCGACCGGGGAGGTCACTCACAACGTTCACACGCACAACCGATGGTTCGGTGCGCCCACTGGTTATCAACAAGTCAACAGAAAGTGTGACTCTGGGCACAGAGTGGGCGAATGA
- a CDS encoding universal stress protein, whose product MRILLAIDSSTYAQRAVEFASNLPIRKPIDFDIVSVVAPPMMVDTGSMSMPLDLGAFLDVETERSKEAMEEVAAKLETLDHVHSVHQHVPTGPPASTIVSVAERTQADLVVVGAIGHSAMERVLLGSVSDYVATHASCSALIVRSPGSGNVPVELNKIMLALSGQKEDERMLAWLREMKLKPSVEVHLVRVLDRFTFYRQDLRQHASDVWDSQYEHAQSQILDFETQLQALGLNTETHLVEADHVGDALVEYARQHGCDLTVTGDSDSGMLTRMLLGSTSRYVLRHAECSTLIVRADEGQTESEPNQQQQSVVGA is encoded by the coding sequence ATGAGAATTCTGCTGGCGATTGATTCTTCCACCTACGCTCAGAGAGCGGTCGAATTCGCTTCGAATCTGCCGATCCGGAAACCCATCGATTTTGATATCGTTTCCGTGGTCGCGCCGCCCATGATGGTGGACACCGGCTCAATGAGCATGCCTCTGGATCTGGGAGCGTTTCTCGACGTTGAAACGGAGCGTTCGAAAGAAGCGATGGAAGAGGTGGCGGCGAAGTTGGAGACGCTGGACCACGTGCACTCGGTTCACCAGCATGTGCCAACGGGCCCGCCCGCCTCGACGATTGTGAGTGTCGCCGAGCGTACCCAGGCGGATCTTGTGGTCGTTGGGGCAATCGGTCATTCCGCGATGGAACGAGTGCTGCTGGGAAGTGTTTCGGACTACGTCGCGACGCATGCGAGCTGCAGTGCGTTGATCGTCCGGTCACCCGGCAGTGGCAATGTGCCGGTGGAATTGAACAAGATCATGCTTGCGTTGTCTGGTCAGAAAGAAGACGAACGGATGCTGGCCTGGTTGCGAGAGATGAAGTTAAAACCCAGCGTGGAGGTTCACTTGGTTCGCGTGTTGGATCGTTTCACATTTTATCGTCAGGACCTACGTCAACATGCTTCCGACGTTTGGGATTCGCAGTACGAGCACGCTCAATCGCAGATCCTTGATTTTGAAACGCAGTTGCAAGCCTTGGGCTTGAACACGGAGACGCATCTTGTGGAAGCCGACCACGTGGGCGATGCCTTGGTCGAGTACGCTCGACAACATGGATGCGACCTGACCGTCACGGGCGATAGCGACAGCGGAATGCTAACGCGAATGTTGTTGGGAAGCACGTCGCGGTATGTGCTGCGTCACGCTGAGTGCAGCACGTTGATCGTCCGAGCCGACGAGGGGCAGACTGAATCCGAACCCAATCAGCAACAGCAATCGGTTGTGGGAGCCTGA
- a CDS encoding MerR family transcriptional regulator, whose protein sequence is MTDMFSIGEFSKITGLTIKSLRFYHEQGVLNPTHVEAGSGYRYYSESQIDLARVIAQLRALEFTVAEVRKMVSEHDDDADILERLASQRSAIKSRMKRDREIAGLLDRIITHETEATRTMNQSTYAVEEKEFAPCLIASIRMKGAYHECGKGFAKIGRKLGRFIQGKPMLLHHDSEYKEHDADFEACMPIKKGDSTDEITVKELPGGRALSLMHLGPYEDLGRSYERIISHAKEHNLRYQSPTREIYHKGPGMIFKGNPKKYLTEIVFLIDNKST, encoded by the coding sequence ATGACTGACATGTTCAGCATCGGCGAATTTTCGAAGATTACCGGACTGACGATCAAGTCACTACGGTTCTATCACGAGCAAGGTGTTTTGAATCCGACCCACGTGGAAGCCGGCAGCGGCTATCGCTACTACTCGGAGTCGCAAATTGATCTTGCTCGGGTGATCGCGCAACTGCGTGCACTCGAATTCACCGTCGCTGAAGTTCGAAAAATGGTCAGCGAACACGACGATGACGCGGACATCCTGGAACGACTCGCCTCGCAACGAAGTGCGATCAAGTCGCGAATGAAAAGGGACCGCGAAATCGCTGGGTTGCTTGACCGCATCATCACCCATGAAACCGAGGCCACACGCACGATGAACCAGTCCACCTATGCCGTCGAAGAAAAAGAATTCGCTCCATGTTTAATCGCCAGCATTCGAATGAAGGGGGCCTACCACGAATGCGGCAAAGGATTCGCGAAAATTGGCCGCAAGCTGGGACGCTTCATCCAAGGCAAACCGATGTTGCTGCATCACGACAGCGAATACAAAGAACATGACGCGGATTTCGAAGCCTGCATGCCGATCAAGAAAGGCGATTCCACGGATGAAATCACGGTCAAAGAACTTCCGGGTGGACGGGCACTCTCGCTGATGCACCTGGGACCGTACGAAGACCTCGGCCGATCGTACGAACGCATCATCTCTCACGCCAAAGAACACAACCTTCGCTATCAATCGCCCACTCGAGAGATCTACCACAAGGGTCCTGGGATGATTTTCAAAGGTAACCCGAAAAAGTATCTGACCGAGATCGTGTTCTTGATCGACAACAAATCTACCTAG